In one Acomys russatus chromosome 15, mAcoRus1.1, whole genome shotgun sequence genomic region, the following are encoded:
- the LOC127198888 gene encoding 39S ribosomal protein L30, mitochondrial-like, translating to MAGVLRPVFQRPPGRLQTVKKGVDSLTGTDWIRHKFTKSRIPDKVFQPSPEDHEKYGGDPKNPHKLQIVTRIKSTKRRPYWEKDMTKMLGLQKAHTPRIHKNIPSVNAKLKAVKHLIRIQPLKLPQGLPTEETMSSTCLKSTGELVVQGT from the coding sequence ATGGCTGGGGTTTTGCGTCCAGTATTTCAGAGGCCTCCAGGCAGACTGCAGACTGTGAAAAAAGGTGTAGACTCTCTGACTGGCACCGACTGGATTCGTCACAAATTTACCAAATCAAGAATCCCAGATAAAGTGTTTCAGCCTAGCCCTGAAGATCATGAAAAATATGGAGGGGACCCCAAGAACCCTCATAAGCTGCAAATTGTTACTAGAATAAAAAGTACAAAACGGCGTCCATACTGGGAAAAAGATATGACCAAGATGCTTGGACTACAGAAGGCACACACCCCTCGAATTCACAAGAACATCCCTTCCGTGAATGCAAAGTTGAAAGCGGTTAAACACTTGATACGCATCCAGCCCCTGAAGCTGCCACAAGGACTTCCCACTGAAGAGACCATGTCGAGCACGTGCCTCAAGAGCACTGGCGAGTTGGTGGTGCAGGGCACCTGA